In Vanessa atalanta chromosome 3, ilVanAtal1.2, whole genome shotgun sequence, one genomic interval encodes:
- the LOC125077108 gene encoding LOW QUALITY PROTEIN: protein anon-37Cs-like (The sequence of the model RefSeq protein was modified relative to this genomic sequence to represent the inferred CDS: deleted 3 bases in 2 codons) encodes MKIISRKYFKSIIKWQKTIKRRMTEKTPPIYDCGPDLEDRGICAVDACDPDKCFPEPRVVIIGAGVAGLSAAARLSERGINNIVILEAYERPGGRIHSCWLGDIVAELGAEGKPENFSSHPIYAMTATETPPRPGVPGAEQPKGLLKKVVSENMALPPTITAYYKFRQIEEEAANIFCLGGNKQHGSLINFMSLRIQQELHEYPVEQQHYAAKIMFGLTHMLRARCNDDTAMLCADHSGCYMNMPGGEVRVPLGLVGILAPLLRQIPEGTIRYCKPVNCVYWGTSQKSGYRATVCTTDGEEFPADYVIVTVSIGVLGANSAKMFCPALPASKIDAMRCLGFGYCNKIYLEYCRPFWFWHNGDLNFTYNPNSTLCRNDWTRGVRKIQAVPTSKHVISALVVGKEALMMEGLCDKDVAQGITDLIRNSSGNKFIPYPTNILRSHWTSDPYFLGAFSYSCQCTNGHVQRALACPLPGPSEPIPPIILFAGEATVAGHFATVDGAKISGIREAERIVQLTVRFRGPPLPALESMNRCVTQRAGPAPRDTRCVLPPRTLCSAQILAKNINIRRCVKLQRWQVVSAGQLGVQRCGGAGAGGAWRAARRRGPGGSRSQQAADAGRSPTRCALCIADCARDTATRYMTGRYTPSVLPVHRTTFIFALFIHHITTSDGTR; translated from the exons ATGAAAATTAtcagtagaaaatattttaaatcgatcATAAAATGGCAAAAGACAATAAAAAGAAG AATGACCGAGAAAACTCCTCCAATATACGATTGTGGCCCAGACTTGGAAGATCGCGGAATATGCGCCGTAGATGCATGCGATCCTGATAAATGCTTTCCTGAACCTCGTGTAGTAATAATAGGAGCTGGTGTGGCTGGACTTTCTGCGGCGGCGAGACTGTCTGAACGcggcattaataatattgtcataTTAGAAGCATACGAGAG accCGGTGGTCGTATACATTCTTGCTGGCTGGGTGACATAGTAGCTGAATTAGGAGCCGAAGGGAAGCCAGAAAATTTTTCGTCTCACCCGATTTATGCAATGACTGCTACAGAGACACCACCTCGTCCTGGGGTACCCGGAGCAGAGCAACCAAAAGGACTCTTAAAAAAAGTCGTATCAGAAAATATGGCATTGCCACCCACGATCACAGCCTATTATAAATTTCGTCAAATAGAAGAAGAAGCAGCAAACATTTTTTGTCTCGGGGGAAACAAGCAACATGgctctttaataaattttatgagtCTGCGCATTCAACAGGAACTACATGAATATCCGGTAGAACAGCAACATTATGCCGCTAAAATTATGTTTGGTCTTACTCATATGTTACGTGCTAGATGTAATGATGATACAGCGATGTTATGTGCCGATCATTCGGGGTGTTATATGAATATGCCTGGTGGAGAGGTACGCGTTCCATTAGGTTTGGTCGGTATACTGGCACCTTTATTAAGACAAATACCAGAAGGAACCATCCGCTACTGCAAGCCAGTTAACTGTGTCTATTGGGGTACTAGCCAAAAATCAGGATATCGTGCAACTGTTTGTACTACTGACGGTGAAGAATTTCCGGCTGATTATGTTATTGTAACCGTTTCTATAGGAGTCCTTGGTGCTAATTCTGCAAAAATGTTTTGTCCAGCTCTTCCAGCATCGAAAATTGATGCAATGAGATGTTTAGGTTTtggttattgtaataaaatatatttggaatacTGCAGACCCTTTTGGTTTTGGCACAATggtgatttaaattttacatataatccTAATAGCACATTGTGCAGAAATGATTGGACACGCGGTGTGAGGAAAATACAGGCAGTACCTACAAGTAAACATGTGATAAGTGCACTGGTTGTAGGAAAGGAAGCATTAATGATGGAGGGACTTTGTGATAAGGATGTAGCCCAAGGTATCACCGACCTTATTAGAAACTCGTctggaaataaatttataccttacCCTACAAACATATTGAGATCACATTGGACTAGTGATCCATATTTCTTGGGTGCTTTTTCATATTCTTGTCAGTGTACAAATGGTCATGTACAGAGAGCCTTAGCTTGTCCGTTACCCGGACCTAGTGAACCAATTCCaccgattattttatttgcggGGGAGGCAACAGTAGCTGGCCACTTTGCGACTGTCGATGGAGCAAAAATAAGTGGTATACGAGAAGCTGAAAGAATTGTACAATTGACAGTACGATTTCGAGGTCCACCACTTCCGGCTTTAGAATCTATGA ACAGATGCGTGACGCAGCGCGCAGGACCGGCCCCCCGCGACACGCGGTGCGTGCTACCCCCGCGAACCCTGTGCTCCGCACAAATCCTGgcaaaaaacatcaatattcgTAGG TGCGTGAAGCTGCAGCGGTGGCAGGTGGTCTCGGCCGGGCAGCTCGGCGTGCAGCGGTGCGGTGGTGCCGGTGCAGGCGGTGCgtggcgcgcggcgcggcggcgcggcccGGGCGGCAGTCGCTCGCAGCAGGCGGCCGACGCGGGTCGC TCGCCCACTCGCTGCGCTCTGTGCATCGCGGATTGCGCTCGCGATACCGCCACCAGGTACATGACGGGCCGTTATACTCCCTCAGTGCTCCCTGTCCATAGGACCACTTTTATATTTGCACTTTTCATTCATCATATCACTACTTCAGACGGGACTCGCTAA
- the LOC125076845 gene encoding venom dipeptidyl peptidase 4-like codes for MEYHVILLTVTLLCSVTETIATPQKIQRRFTLEELIPLQHDFFPERVAVEWISDSEYIIVEPGAINKYDVINDSYVTILDQSELLNLSRFAVASFSNDQKYLLLTTNRKKVYRYSSLAEYSVYNLENKSIAHIGNGSLQVVAWGNGHALAYVQNNNVYYVPDVAKPYEVMALTIDGVPGNIYHGVSDWIYEEEVFNSAEAMWFSPKGSYLAVASFNDTEVESAVYPYYGEPSEFDNQYPLMVHFKYPKAGRTNPVVQLRVFKLSESKIESMIILAPVDIVGLDHILGRVNWATDNNLIVLWLNRRQNISVLVNCDLKQNKCNIMKHETEPNGWIDIREPFFDKTGTKILEIQPLPYGEQRFMHLGRFDFNTMQTEDLTPGNSTVTEILGWNLDTDTVYYIVSPGTEPWKRQLWASSRGNAKCITCNKPNCHQADGMFSTSSSYAIISCSAINVPAITYFYMSQKDTFKTLTENKRLAQKLKQYKLPMALFNMIPLEDDLKSNVKLLLPPDMETGKKYPMVVRLYAGPGTSRVLDNYDLEYYNMYLSSNRSYIIASIDVRGSGVMGVEAMHAVNDALGTVEITDTLDVIRRLEKMYSFIDPYRVGVWGWSYGGYASTMMLIKDEEQTLSCAAAVAPVTSWLYYDSIYTERYMDTPQNNPEGYENSDLMKVAEKLRGRRYLIVHGTGDDNVHFQHSMQLAKKLQRADIPFEQMSYTDENHSLRGVSRHFYHTLDHFWTECFG; via the exons ATG gaGTATcacgttattttattaacagtgaCTTTATTATGTAGTGTAACCGAAACAATTGCGACTCCCCAGAAGATTCAAAGGAGGTTCACATTGGAGGAGTTAATACCCTTGCAACATGATTTCTTTCCCGAAAGAGTGGCGGTTGAGTGGATTTCAG aTTCAGAGTACATTATTGTTGAGCCCGGtgcaattaataaatacgaCGTCATCAATGACAGCTATGTTACGATTTTGGATCAATCAGaatta CTTAACTTGAGCCGCTTTGCAGTCGCTTCCTTCTCAAATGACCAAAAATACTTACTGCTAACTACAAATAGGAAAAAG GTGTATCGATATTCAAGTTTGGCGGAATATTCGGTGTATAATCTtgaaaataa GTCAATCGCTCACATAGGCAATGGTTCCTTACAAGTTGTGGCGTGGGGCAACGGTCACGCGCTTGCATATGTtcaaaataacaatgtttattacGTGCCTGATGTCGCAAAACCTTATGAAGTAATGGCACTCACTATTGACGGAGTACCGGGTAATATTTATCATGGCGTCTCAGATTGGATTTATGAAG AGGAAGTGTTTAATTCCGCTGAAGCAATGTGGTTTTCGCCAAAGGGAAGTTACTTGGCCGTGGCTTCGTTCAACGACACTGAGGTGGAATCGGCTGTTTATCCTTATTACGGAGAGCCTTCTGAATTCGACAACCAATACCCTCTGATGGTTCACTTCAAatatcccaag GCAGGTCGTACCAACCCAGTTGTCCAACTACGGGTTTTCAAATTAAGTGAATCAAAGATTGAGTCGATGATAATACTAGCACCGGTCGATATTGTTGGATTGGATCACATTTTAGGAAGAGTAAACTGGGCCACAGATAATAACTTAATTGTGCTATGGTTAAATAGAAGACAGAATATAAGCGTATTAGTAAACtgtgatttaaaacaaaataaatgtaatataatgaaaCATGAGACTGAACCAAATGGGTGGATTGATATCCGTGAACCATTCTTTGATAAAACTGGAACGAAAATTCTCGAAATACAGCCGTTGCCCTACGGAGAACAGAGATTCATGCATCTAGGtcgttttgattttaatacaatGCAAACTGAAGATTTGACTCCAGGAAATTCAACGGTTACCGAGATACTAGGGTGGAACCTAGATACGGatactgtatattatattgtatctcCAGGAACAGAACCATGGAAGAGACAATTATGGGCTTCTTCTCGTGGAAATGCAAAATGTATTACTTGTAATAAACCAAACTGTCACCAAGCTGATGGAATGTTTTCAACGAGTAGTAGTTATGCTATTATTTCATGTAGCGCTATTAATGTTCCCGCCATAACGTACTTTTATATGAGTCAG AAAGATACTTTTAAAACGTTAACAGAAAATAAGAGATTGGCTCAGAAATTAAAGCAGTACAAGTTACCCATGGCTCTTTTCAACATGATTCCATTAGAAGATGATTTAAAGTCAAACGTCAAACTACTTTTGCCGCCAGACATGGAAACAGGAAAGAAGTATCCTATGGTTGTTAGATTGTACGCTGGGCCTGGGACTTCTAGAGTTCTAGATAATTATGATTtgg AATATTACAATATGTACTTAAGCAGCAATCGAAGTTACATAATAGCGTCTATTGACGTGCGGGGCTCGGGAGTGATGGGCGTTGAGGCGATGCACGCCGTCAACGACGCTCTGGGGACGGTGGAGATCACGGACACCTTAGACGTGATAAG GCGTTTAGAGAAAATGTACTCGTTCATCGATCCTTATCGTGTCGGTGTTTGGGGCTGGAGCTACGGTGGATATGCGAGCACCATGATGTTGATCAAAGATGAGGAGCAGACTCTCTCATGCGCCGCTGCAGTCGCACCCGTCACCTCCTGGCTCTACTACG ATTCAATTTACACGGAGCGGTACATGGACACGCCACAAAACAATCCAGAAGGTTACGAGAACTCGGATTTGATGAAAGTAGCGGAGAAGCTGCGCGGGCGCCGGTACCTGATCGTGCACGGCACTGGCGACGACAACGTACACTTCCAACACAGCATGCAGTTGGCTAAGAAATTGCAGAGAGCCGATATACCTTTTGAACaaatg AGTTACACTGACGAGAATCATTCCTTGCGGGGCGTGAGTCGACACTTCTATCACACGTTAGACCACTTCTGGACGGAGTGTTTTGGATAA